The Gordonia westfalica genomic interval CCGGTCACGCCCGAAGCGGGCATGGGATGTTTGGGTACAACGCACTCGGGCGAAACCACACACGGTATGTCCATCGCTGGGTGTACGAGTACCTGGTTGAGCCAATCGCGGATGGGAAGGTAATCGACCATCTGTGTCGGAACACTAGGTGTTGCAACCCGCAACACCTTGAGGTGGTAACACCGGTGGTCAACACAATGCGTGGCGTTGGACGCACCGCAGTCAACGCCCGAAAGCGGTACTGCAAACGGGGGCACGCGCTCGCTGGCGAGAACGTAAGGATCGACGGCAGGGGTTATAGGCACTGCCGATCCTGTGCCAGGCTGGCGGCCCAGGAACGATGGGCTGCACGCAAGTGAGGCTCGTTGTTGGCGGCTACCGAGGCCGCACCCACATCGACACCTGCATGGCATCCATCCGCGACCACGTCACAGGCATAACCGATGTGGTGTTGATCGACGACAGCAACAACCGAGACCACACCAACCATTGGTCCCAGTACGGCACAGTCATCGAAGGCCATGGCAGAGGCTACGCCCACACCATGCAACTGGCCTGCACTGTGATGGCCGGCGACTACACACTGTTCGTCGAAGAGGACTTCCAGTTCATTGCGGATGTGGATCTCAAAGAGCTGACAGACATCCTCGACACCGAACGAGACCTCGCCCAGATCGCCCTACTCCGAGACCCGTTCTACGACTACGAGACCGATGGTGTCCTCGAAGGACTCGAGGTGTGCCGGCAACGACTCGAAGCGCTCGGCAAGCACAGGGTGATCGAGGACCGCGGCGACCACATCGCCCAAGACTTAGTCCACACCACCAACCCAGCGGTGTGGCGACGTGAAGCCTGGCTCGACGGCTGGCCCCAACAACCCGACTCCGAACGCGTCAAGTCCACACAGCTCCGGCAGCAGGGCTGGAAGTTCGGGTGGATGAAGACCCAAACCCTGCTGCACACAGGACAACACGAGGGGACAGGCTACTGATGGCAGCACTCGGAGTTCTGAACGCCAAGCTCGGACTGATGGTCGATGGGATCTTCCACGAACTCGGCACCGCCTCAATCGACGTGACCGCAACCCAAGTCCACACCGACGGCAACAACGTCAACTACGAGCTGTCCATCGAGGGGCTGCGAGACCAGGTGGCCAGCATCCTGCGGGACACGGCCGAGGCCATCGCAGCCGACTGATGCTGTACCGGATCGCTGTCGTCGGGGACGTACGGCGCAAGACCCAAGCCTACGAACTCGCCCAAGCATTGGATGCCGACCTAGTCCTCGACACCCAAGCATCGGGACTCACAGCCAATGGGCAGAGGGCATGGGCTGCAGCATCCATGACCAACAGCGACTGGACTGTGGTGCTCGAGGACGACGCCATCCCGTGCACCGACTTCCACACCCGACTGGCCGAAGCCCTCACCTCCACACCCACCGATGTGGTGTCCCTCTACTGCGGCACCAGCTACCCACTCCAAGCGCAGGACGTGTACCGGCTGGCCATCACCGAAGCCGACAACGCTGGCGCCAACTACTTCACCCTGCCGAACCTGTGGCACACCGTTGGTGTTGCCATCCGAACACCACTCGTCAAGCAGATGCTCGAGCACATCGACGGACTCACCCTCCCGCTCGACGAAGCCATCACCACGTGGATGCTGGCCGAAGGCCGCCGCGCCGCCTACACCCACCCGTCGTTGGTCGACCATCGCGACGACCACACCGTCATCCAACATCCCGACGGAATCGAACGAACCATGCCCCGAAAAGCATGGAGGTATGCCGGGTAATGCCGAGGGCACCCAAGAAGTGCGGTCGAACAGACTGCACCACCCGCACAGTCGGCCACACCTACTGCCCAAAACACCGAACCACCTGGCCCCAATCCAAGGGGCGCAACGTCCCCCACAGGCTCCAAACAGCCTGCTTCCGCCGTGACCAGTACACCTGCCAACGCTGCGGCCACCACGGCAACCCCGGAGACGGCACTCTCCACGCCGACCACACCCGCAACCGAGCAGCAGGTGGCCCCAACCATCTCGACAACCTCGAAACTCTGTGCACCGAGTGCCACAAGCCCAAGACCCAACGCGAGGCCAAGGCCGGAAAAGGCCTCTGACCTGCGGAAACGGGGTGACAACCTCGGGCACCCGGTGCTACATCGAACACCCGTTCGAACCCAGGGCCTCCACCCCCCACCCCACCCCCTCCCGGCCCCGGAAGGCACTGCTGAAAGACCTGCGTACGGGTTCCGTACGCTCTGGCCCTGCCGAAATGGTTAGGGCCTCCGATCCCGAAATGGGAGGTAGTTCAATGCCTGGACCTGCTCCGAAGCACCCGTCTGTGCGTGCTCGCCGCAACAACCCGAAGAAGGACTTCCGGTCTCTGCCGTCTGAGGGGCGTGAGGGCGCTACGCCTGAGTGGCCTCTGCTTCCGGATGTGAATGCGTCGGCGATGCTCGAGGTTGCTCGCGATCGTGTCGCGTCACTCCAGGTGGAGTTGGAGGGTGAGGACGATGGTCGCGCGAAGGGCCGGCTGCGGCGCGATCTGAACAAGAATGAACTGCTGGTGGCCCAGTTGCAGTTGCAGATTGAGCAGGCCACTGATGCAGAGAAGGCGTTGTGGGCGGATCTGTGGTCGACGCCTCAGGCGGTGATCTGGGAAGAGTCCCATACGCATCGTGAGGTTGCGCAATATGTGCGGTGGAAGGTTCGTGCCGAGCAGGGCGACCTGAAGGCTGCTGCGGAGGCGCGGCAGTTGTCTGACCGTCTCGGGTTGAATCCGCTGGCGCTGATGCGTCTGCGGGCCGAGGTTGAGCATGTCGACGAGGTGGAGAACCGTGGCAAGCGCCGGCGGGAAACGTCGGTGCCGCAGCGGAAGAATCCTCCGAAGGATGATCCGCGCTCGAGTCTCTACGCCGTGTGACCCGTGCTGCTGGTCGTTCCGGGTCCAGACCCGGAACCCTGGCCAACCCTGGGGCCGCAGATATGCGATCTGATCGAGGATCGTGCGATCTATGGCCCGGGTTCGTTGCAGGGGGAGCCGTACGAGATTGACCCGGAGTTTCGGGCGTTCATCCATCGTGCTTTCGAGGTGTTCCCGAAAGGTCATCCTTGGGAGGGACGTCGTCGGTTCAAACGGGTTGGACTGTCAGTCCGCAAGGGGTTGGCGAAGACAGAGAAGCAGGCGCTCCTAGCGTTCTGTGAGCTTCATCCGGAGGGGCCGACCCGGTTTGACGGGTGGGATGCCTCGGGGAATCCGGTGGGTAGGCCGGTGAACTCGCCGTACATTCCGATGTTGGCGGTGTCGGTGGAGCAGGTTGAGGAACTTGCTTACGGCGCTTTGAAGTACATCGTCGAAGAAGGCCCTGATGCGGACCTGTTCGATTCGACGTTGGATCGGATTGTGCGGCTGAATGATCACGGTCGTGCTGACGGCAAAGCGGTCGCATTGTCGAACAACCCAGGGTCTCGTGACGGCGCTCGTACGACGATGAACTGTTTCGATGAGCCGCACCGGCTGTATTTGCCGCGGCAGTTGAAGGCGCACCAGACGATGGATGCGAACCTGCCGAAACGTCCGCTGGATGATCCGTGGTCGTTGTATGTGGGGACTGCCGGTCAACCCGGTCAGGGTTCGGTGGCTGAAGAGATTCACATCGAGGCCACGCAGATCGCTGAAGGCAAAATTCAGCGTCCGGACTTGTTCTATCTGTATCGCACGGATGACGATCCCGAACGGGATCTGTCGGATAAGGACGAGCGGATTCGGGCGATCGCTGAGGCGACCGGCCCGATCGGCGAGTTCGGTCCGGGCCAGTTCGACGAGATCGCTTCGAAGTGGGATCGCCCTGGCGCCGATGGGCCGTATCTCGAGCGGGTGTGGTTGAACCGGTGGAAACGTCAGGGCGACCAGGCGTTTGACATGAAGAAGATCAAACCGGGTTTGTGCCGCTCAGGGGAGCGCATCCCTAAGGGCGGGTTCATCACTCTCGGTTTCGATGGCGCCCGGTTCCGTGACGCTACCGCGTTGGTGGCGACGAGCATCGACACCGGGTTGCAGGAGTTGCTGGGGTTGTGGGAACGCCCCGACGATGACGACCTAGAAGACGACGGTTGGGAAGTCAACGAAGCTGAGGTGACCGCCGCCGTCGAGGACGCCATGACCCGGTATGCGGTGTGGAAGATGTACGCCGACCCCCCACACTGGACCGAAACGGTCGGCTCGTGGGCTGCGAAATGGCCTGACCGGGTGGAGGAGTGGTGGACCGCCCGAGTGAAGCCGATGGCGTACACGCTGCGCGAGTATCGGGAAGCCATCGACTCGGGGTCGATCACATTCGGTGGCGAACACAGCCACGAGGACTTTGTCAGGCACCTCGGAAACGCGGGCCGCAAGGAACTGAAGATCGTGGACGACGAGGGGAAACCCTTGGATGTCCTCCAGAAGCAAGATGGTCGGGCTGACCTCAAGTTTGATGCCGCGATGGCGTCGGTGCTGTCGTGGAAAGCCTGTCTGGACGCACGCAAGTCAGGGGCTCGACCGCCAAGGCCGGTCGGAATGCCACGTCGCATCTACTGAGAGGGGTGGTGCATGATTCCGGTGACGCCGGCCGAATGGCTCCCCGTCCTCACAGCCCGTTTGGATGCTGCGCAGCCGCGAATCAGTCTGCTGCGTCGCTACGTTGACGGCGACGCCCCGCTCCCTGAGATGGGTAAGAATGTGCGGGCGTCGTGGCAGCGTTTTCAGCGGCAGTCGCGCGTCAACCTGGCGACGAAGATCTCGTCATCCTTGGCGGAGCGGCTGATCCCCAACGGTATTGATGTTGGCTCCAACACCGACAGTGATGTGGTGGCTGCGGCGCAAAGGATCTGGCGCGATAACCGCATCAAAGGTGTGGTCGCTAAGGAAGCCACCCATCACATGCTGAATTACGCCACCAGCTACATGACTGCATGGGTCGGGGACAATGGGCACGCCGTCATCACGGCGGACTCACCGGAAATGATGTACGCGGCGACTGACCCGTTGCAGCCGTGGAAGGCGCGCGCCGCGATCCGTTGGTGGCGTGACTCGGATGCGGAAACAGACTTTGCGATCGTGTGGTGTCAGATCGGCTGGCAGCTGTTCAGCCGTTCGGTGTGGGTAAACCCTGCCGAGGTGGTGGAGCGGCGCATCCGCAACAACCGTGCCAGTTCGGATCAGTGGGATGCGGCGACAGAGTTCGTCATCACCGGCGAGGGGCCGCCGGTGGTGGTGTTGAACAACCCGCTCGGAATGGGTGAGTTCGAACCCCATCTCGACACCATCACCCGCATCAACGCGGGAATCCTCGAGCGTCGTGTGACATCAGCGATGCAGGCGTGGCGTCAGCGCGCCCTCACGGGAGGTCTGCCACAGAAGGACGCCGAAGGCAACGACATCGATTGGGCGTCGGTGTTCGAGCCGGCGCCTGGTGCGTTGTGGGACATCCCTGCTGGTATCGAGTTGTGGGAGTCCGATGCCACCGATATTAGGCCTCTTCTGGAGGGTGTGAAGGATGACTTGCGGGAGCTGTCGGAGATGTCGGCCACCCCGTTCCCCGCGCTGCTTCCGGGTTCTCAGAATCAGTCGGCTACCGGCTCTGCTGCGATGAAGGAAGCGTTGATCCTGAAGGCGCGTGACCGACTTGACGTGGTTGATACGGGCTTGTCGGCGATCATCTCGAAAGCTTTGCGTATCGAGGGGTTTGAGACCGAGGAGACGATCTCCTTGTCGTGGGAACCGCCGGATCACGTGTCGCTGTCGGAGAAGTATGACGCCGCGGTGAAGGCGAAGGGTGCGGGGGAGTCATGGAAGTCGATTGCCCGCAACATTCTTGGCTACTCGCCGGAGCAGATCGAGCAGGATGCCTTAGATCTGGCTGACGAGCAGCTGATGAGTTTCGTGGACAACGCGAATGCCCGAGTCTGATCGCCTTCTGATCGGCTACCAACAGGCCGTTGCGGACGTCCGCGCGCGGGTGATGAACTACGCCAACGCAATCTGGGGTGGGCTTCCCGCGTTCCGTGATGCTCAGGCAGAGAGGCTGATTGCCCGACTGGTGCCGATGGTGACGGCGGGACAACTTCAAGTCGCGAATCTGACGTCCAGTTATATTGCCCGTGCTGTATCAGGTGGAGTTCCGCTTCCAGTGGATCGAGACGGGGTTACCCGTGGCCGTGGGGTGGACCCCGAACTGTTGTACCGGAGGCCTTTTGAGCAGGTATGGGCCGACCTTTCCGAATCCGCACCGCTGGATGCGGCAGTCGCGGCCGGGGCCACACGGTTGATGCATCTGGTGGCGACGGACATGCAGATGGCGAAGGTACGGCAGGCCGACGCGTCCCTCCAGGCTGCTGGAGTCAAGGCGTACCGGCGGGTGCTGAACGGCCCCAAGAACTGTGCTCTCTGTGTCATCGCCTCTACTCAGCGCTATCACGTTGGTGACCTGTCGCCCATACACCCTGGATGTGACTGTTCGGTCGCTCCCGTGAAGTCGGATTGGAACGGCGACCGGGTGATCGATCCGGATCTACTCGAGGACACACACAAGCAGGTGCGGGAACTTACCGGCGCCGACAATCGCGCCGCCCACGACTACCAGAAACTTCTCCTGGTCCGCGACCACGGAGAGATCGGCCCCGTCCTCACATGGCGGGACCAGAACTTCAAAGCCGCCTAGAGCTTCCCTCGCACACCAGTGCGGGGATTTTGAGCGCCGCAACGGCGCACCATCCGACGAAACGTCAGGAGCAACATGCCCGAGGAAACTGCTGCCGCCGAAACGGTTGACCAGCAAGACGACCCGACCGCCGAGGTTGAGACCACCGACAGTGAGCCCACGCTCAGTGTGGAGGATCTCATCGCTGAACGCGACAAGTGGAAGTCGCTGTCTCGCGAGAACGAGAAGGGCCGGAAGGCGAACGCCGACAAGGCCCGCAAGTACGACGAACTGCTGGCGCAGAAGGAACGCGACGAGCAGACCTGGCAGGAGCGGGCCGAAAAGGCCGAAGCTGCCCTCGCTGCAAACACGAAGCAGCGGGAACGCGACAACCTCGCCAAGAAGATCGTGGAAGGCACCGATGTGCCCGCGGATCTACTCGTCGGTGACACCGAGGAGGAGATGCGCGCCCATCTCGACCGCCTGCAATCGTTCCGCGGACCCAAGCAGACCGTACCGCCCGCTGCCCCGGCATCGGTGGTTGCCAATGCCGATGCGGCGCCGGCGAACAAGGTGCAGCAGCTCACTCAGGCAGACCTGAAGAACATGTCCCCAGCCCAGATTCGCGACGCTGACGCCAAAGGCCAGCTCGACGAACTCAAGGGCATCCGAAAGTAAGGAGCCATCATGGCCATCACCCATTTCATTCCCGAACTGTGGGCGGCGAACATCACCCAGGCGTGGGACGCCGAGAAGGTGTTCGCCGCTCTGCTCGACCGCCAGTACGAAGGCGTCGCGACAAAGGGCAACACCGTCCACATCCCCGGTGTCGTCGCACCCGCGATCAAGGACTACAAGGCCAACAACCGCACCACGTCGGCTGACGCCATCACCGACACCGGCGTCGACCTCCTGATCGACCAGGAGAAGAACTTCGACTTCAAGGTCGACGACATCGACGCCGCCCAGTCTGCGGGCAGCCTGGCCCCGTACACCGACGCCGCCGGAAAGGCGCTCGTCGATGACGCGGACAAGTTCATCGCCACCATGCTCGCCGCCGGAGCCACCAACCTGTCGGGCTCCGCTCCGGACACCGGGAACAAGGCATTCGACCTCGTCAAGGCTGCTCGTGTGGCCCTGAACAAGAAGAACGCCCCCGCCTCCGGCCGAGTTCTCGTGTGCAACGCCGACTTCGAAGGTCTGCTCCTCGGCGCGGATTCGAAGCTCACCAGCTTCGATGTGTCCGGCGACAACAACGGCCTCCGCAACGGCACCATCGGCTCCCTCCTCGGGTTCCGTGTGCTGTCGTCGAACAACCTGCCCAACAACTCCACCCCCGGCTTCGTGGCGTTCCACCCGGAGGCCGCGGCCTACGTGTCGCAGCTCGATAAGGTGGAGGCCCTGCGCGCCGACAACAGCTTCGCCGACCGGCTGCGCGGCCTGCACGTGTACGGCGGCAAGGTTGTCCGTCCGGACGGCGTCGTCAAGTTCGGAATGACTTCGGGTAGCTGATCCAGGTGTCTCTTCCTCCCCTTGCTGTTCGTGACGACGTGATCGCCGTGGCGCAAAGGGACCTGACCGAACCTGAGCACGCGTCGGTGTATCAACTGTTGGATGCGGCATCGGACCAGTTCCGTGCCGCATCCCAACAGCAGTTCACCCCCGGCGAGTCGACGGTGCGGTTGAAGGTGAATGGTGGGCGGGTCCGTCTGGACCAGTTGCCAGTCACAGGGGTGACGTCTGTGACCGATGACGCGGGAAACTCTGTGGACTACACCCGAAATGGGATGTGGTTGACCGTCGGATGTGATTCTTCACGGTTCCTCACTGTCACATACTCGCATGGCGGAGAAGTGCCGCCGCGTGTGAAGAATGCGGTCGCCGAAATGGTGATCCGCGCTCTTGTGACGCCGGAGGAAGTGATGGCCGGAGCCCGGTCGCTGACCGACTCCGCAGGTCCGATCTCGCAGACC includes:
- a CDS encoding HNH endonuclease signature motif containing protein; translated protein: MFGYNALGRNHTRYVHRWVYEYLVEPIADGKVIDHLCRNTRCCNPQHLEVVTPVVNTMRGVGRTAVNARKRYCKRGHALAGENVRIDGRGYRHCRSCARLAAQERWAARK
- a CDS encoding HNH endonuclease: MPRAPKKCGRTDCTTRTVGHTYCPKHRTTWPQSKGRNVPHRLQTACFRRDQYTCQRCGHHGNPGDGTLHADHTRNRAAGGPNHLDNLETLCTECHKPKTQREAKAGKGL
- a CDS encoding large terminase; translated protein: MAKTEKQALLAFCELHPEGPTRFDGWDASGNPVGRPVNSPYIPMLAVSVEQVEELAYGALKYIVEEGPDADLFDSTLDRIVRLNDHGRADGKAVALSNNPGSRDGARTTMNCFDEPHRLYLPRQLKAHQTMDANLPKRPLDDPWSLYVGTAGQPGQGSVAEEIHIEATQIAEGKIQRPDLFYLYRTDDDPERDLSDKDERIRAIAEATGPIGEFGPGQFDEIASKWDRPGADGPYLERVWLNRWKRQGDQAFDMKKIKPGLCRSGERIPKGGFITLGFDGARFRDATALVATSIDTGLQELLGLWERPDDDDLEDDGWEVNEAEVTAAVEDAMTRYAVWKMYADPPHWTETVGSWAAKWPDRVEEWWTARVKPMAYTLREYREAIDSGSITFGGEHSHEDFVRHLGNAGRKELKIVDDEGKPLDVLQKQDGRADLKFDAAMASVLSWKACLDARKSGARPPRPVGMPRRIY
- a CDS encoding phage portal protein, with translation MIPVTPAEWLPVLTARLDAAQPRISLLRRYVDGDAPLPEMGKNVRASWQRFQRQSRVNLATKISSSLAERLIPNGIDVGSNTDSDVVAAAQRIWRDNRIKGVVAKEATHHMLNYATSYMTAWVGDNGHAVITADSPEMMYAATDPLQPWKARAAIRWWRDSDAETDFAIVWCQIGWQLFSRSVWVNPAEVVERRIRNNRASSDQWDAATEFVITGEGPPVVVLNNPLGMGEFEPHLDTITRINAGILERRVTSAMQAWRQRALTGGLPQKDAEGNDIDWASVFEPAPGALWDIPAGIELWESDATDIRPLLEGVKDDLRELSEMSATPFPALLPGSQNQSATGSAAMKEALILKARDRLDVVDTGLSAIISKALRIEGFETEETISLSWEPPDHVSLSEKYDAAVKAKGAGESWKSIARNILGYSPEQIEQDALDLADEQLMSFVDNANARV
- a CDS encoding phage capsid protein; amino-acid sequence: MAITHFIPELWAANITQAWDAEKVFAALLDRQYEGVATKGNTVHIPGVVAPAIKDYKANNRTTSADAITDTGVDLLIDQEKNFDFKVDDIDAAQSAGSLAPYTDAAGKALVDDADKFIATMLAAGATNLSGSAPDTGNKAFDLVKAARVALNKKNAPASGRVLVCNADFEGLLLGADSKLTSFDVSGDNNGLRNGTIGSLLGFRVLSSNNLPNNSTPGFVAFHPEAAAYVSQLDKVEALRADNSFADRLRGLHVYGGKVVRPDGVVKFGMTSGS